The genomic stretch ATCCACGCCGCCCTCGAAGCGGGCGTCACGCTCCTCGACACCGGCGACTTCTACGCCATGGGGCACAACGAGATGCTGATCGGCGAGGCCCTGCGCACCGCCCCGGCGGCCCTCCGCGAGCAGGCCCTGACCAGCGTGAAGTTCGGCGCCCTGCGCGACCCGGAGGGCAACTGGGTGGGTTACGACGGCCGCCCGGCCGCCGTGAAGAACTTCGCCGCCTACTCCCTGCAGCGCCTCGGCGTCGACCACATCGACGTCTACCGGATCGCCCGTCTCGACCCGGACGTCCCCATCGAGGAGACCGTCGGCGCGATCGCCGAACTGATCGAGAAGGGGTACGTCCGGCACGTCGGCCTGAGCGAGGTCGGCGCCGAGACCATCCGGCGGGCCGCCGCCACCGCCCCGATCGCCGATCTGCAGATCGAGTACTCGCTGATCAGCCGGGGCATCGAGCGGGACATCCTGCCCACCACCCGCGAACTGGGCATCGGCATCACGGCGTACGGCGTGCTCTCGCGTGGGCTGATCTCCGGGCACTTCTCCCGCGACCGGCAGCTGGCCGCGAACGACTTCCGCGCCCA from Streptomyces roseochromogenus subsp. oscitans DS 12.976 encodes the following:
- a CDS encoding aldo/keto reductase, with protein sequence MTMRTRNLGTTGPAVSALGLGCMGMSALYGDADRAESIATIHAALEAGVTLLDTGDFYAMGHNEMLIGEALRTAPAALREQALTSVKFGALRDPEGNWVGYDGRPAAVKNFAAYSLQRLGVDHIDVYRIARLDPDVPIEETVGAIAELIEKGYVRHVGLSEVGAETIRRAAATAPIADLQIEYSLISRGIERDILPTTRELGIGITAYGVLSRGLISGHFSRDRQLAANDFRAHSPRFQGENLQHNLNLVEALRKIAEQKGVSVAQIAIAWVLAQGEDIVPLVGARTRERLSESLGALDVTLDAADLAAIEEAVPADAAAGDRYPSAQLAHLDSER